The window tttccagatatttTTTAGTCAATAGATTGCTTTCAGAAAGCTACAGTTGATTGTTTATAACTATCAATTTTCTACTGAAAATGTAACAATCAAAGGTTTCAAATCAAATCAGAATTGAAGTATACTTCAGACTGTTTTATAACTTGACAATTAAAGCACATTTTTGGATAGGAACGATCTGTGCAAGGGAAACGACGTGCATTATGGGAAGGTTTATCTTCAATAGCTGTATAAGGATTAGGAAGAGATCACTTGACCAACAATTTGACAAGGAAAAAAGCACCTCCCATTATCTACCCATTATATctaaaattaatagcatttgGTAATGCAGGCTTTGGAGAATGATTTTTGTCCTGGaggaacaattattttttttttcatgcagagCTTACAAATTGGGAGATGATGAATACTCTGCCTCTGTATTTGGTATAGAATACTGTATTCAAATACTATATTGGgctttttccaaaaatttccattaatTATTTCTGCAAAAGGGGTGGGGGGGTCGGATGTGAGAGAGATCACTGCCCttttcttgttttgtttgttataacaTGGTTCACAGCTGATCTGTGGGATCCAGATAAATGAATTCCTCCTGCATCACCCTGTTTCAGACatctatttaatttttgtaaagacAGAGATGAAACATCATTTAATGAATAATATACAGTATAGAAAATAATGTCAAAGGCAGAAAAATGTTGTTAATTTGAGTATGTGGGTTGGTAACATTTTTCATCCATTTGTGGGAGTTCCACCAGATAAAAAGTATCAAACAGATAGTTGAATTTCTCATTAATACAGGGTAGAGATCAATTGTCTCTATACATACTGTTAAACTGGGTAATAAAAGGACACATCACATCTTATATGTGCCTGAACTAGCAATCAAGCAATTGATCTTTAATCTGAGAGATTTTTGAAATGTTACAAATATGCAGTTTGGATTTGACAAGCAGACATTTTCTTTATGTAGATTTAACAGGAGTCAATTTAATgtgtctgggtttttttttttttaattgttgttaTTGACTAAGCAATACGAATATTTTGGTTGAGTTCTTTAAATCTGTTTTTCATTTAAGTTGTTCCATTTGCATCTGTCCTTgttcaaaaaaaatatcataacggGGTAAATTTAAACAGTTAATTATACAGCATATTTGATAACTCTACATGGAAACAATTCAATCACTGAATACCTAGTTAATTGATTAATGCTCTTTTCATTGTCTTGTAGGTCTTTTTGGTCAGAAAAGTCACAGGAAAAGATGCAGGAACATTGTATGCCATGAAAGTACTAAAAAAAGCCACACTCAAAGGTAAAGAAATTGTTATCTGTGAGCTAAGCTCCACAGCAGTAACGACTAATTACAGAATGAATTACAgtaatgtttatatatacaaaaaacaaaTCACTGATATATGAAACCAGTGATGGTTAATTTGTATCTATATGCATGATTTCAGCAGACtttgttatttcttttatacatgAAATCTCAACTATTTTGTATCATTCACTAgataacagtttaattcttggGTATTATTTTCAATCTGTTTATCTGATAGTGAGAGACAGAGAACGCACAAAGATGGAGAGAGACATCCTTGCCGACGTCAACCATCCATTTATAGTGAAGCTACATTATGGTGAGTACGACatattgaatttaatgttaagtatattttgtatcaaattgtatCATAGAGAGAACAATGGTGCAATGGTGTAGCATGTTATGATGTATCGGTCTATACTGTGGGTGACAAAAGCTTGCATTGCGCACTGAGTTGGTTATAACTGGTTCATACTTACACCTCTGCCCTGTTTTCTGATGCCACATTTATTCAAGTCGTGTATGTTATTGGATCAGTCTCTTCACTGCTGTAACAAAGATAAATGTATGGACCCAGCTGTAAGTGTACATTGTGGGGCAACTGTAATATTGCTGTTGGATACACCACATTTAATTTCTGTTCGATTCCATTttaattgaattctttatgCAGTTGTATGGCTCTTGGATTGTTACAGTTGCTAGTCAGATCAACCCAAAAGTGTTGATTGAAGTAGTGCTGATTCCGTAGTGCTGGTTTCagagtaaaataaattatatgtacagttataaaaatttaatacaccTCAATTAGCAATGGAAATTCCTTTATTTCAAAGGCGGTGGTGTAGACAGCTCTGGAACTGATCTATATTTGATGGGCATGGATTAAAGTTGCTCATAAAAGAAAAAGGACCATTAAATAATTGATGCTGTAGCTCCTCTGTTAATTGAGACAAAAGTCAGCAACTGCAAGCAGTCAATTTATAcatcatgaatatatatatacattatgaATTGCATAGCTCAACACGTTGTTCACATGAAACACTGATAAGTTGTAAACCAAGATAATTCATCAAATGAAAGTTCATGTTTTGATGAAATAATCAAAAACACAGAGGAATTATTTAAGGTACATTGACCATAtataaagagagataactctcactTTATACAATGCAAACAATTTCAATAATTAGAAAATTTAAATGGCTATACATTAATGTACTTTGTTGATTCCAGTTTAGATGACTATTTGGATATATAAATTATGACATTACTATGTTATTATATCACCGCTCTAAAGAAGAGAAGGATAGTAGTAGAAGATCAATGGAGAATACTGTTTCATCTttttctgtctgtttgtctttCTGTTTGCAACAAATTTATGTTGCATTTTTATCAGCAACTAttaattgcagatgcttgaaactTTAACGCACCTTTTGTTCAGATatgccatatggtgggattttattttgtaccaatcagacatcaacttcctgttcaATGATGACTTGTGTTTtctgtcaaacaaatttttgtggAAGATTTTTCAGCAACTATTGATCGCAGATGATTGAAAGTTTAACACACTGTTTAGAAATGCTATATGGTAGGATTCAGATATGAACTAATTTAACGACAACTTTCAGTTAAATGTCATCtctgcttattttgcatattcacctCAGAGCGTGTGGGTATCACCAGTAaccattggctcacagatatcttgttgacTGTGCTATGTAAACATCCCAAGTTTGGTTTGACAACAAAATTGTGCACACATAAAcccaatatttgttgaatattgtcaaatatattgtaaaattttgtgCATCTCAATCATAATCCAAATGGTTATTGATGATggcaatatttcaaatgaagtgctttaggaataaggaatcatttctTGAGTATAATGAAGTGATCAAATACTGTTGggggtgatcaaatctatcataaagcccaaTTAAATACGGTTTGAGTGATCAAATCCCTAATTTAAAATtggatcacctcataatattgaaagatcgattcattattatttttatttatatatttttcagcaattgcataatttaatattttaaagtcaTGAATGAAATGTATCTgactatacattacaaaatcgatcTGTAGTGTTATCataggcaaagacactggaaaatgtaaatatagtaaaaaaaaaaaaaaaaacgtttagGATTTTTGGTAGTTTTGTATTCTAGATGGTAGTTGagtaataaaagaaattaatatttcagCATTTCAGACTGAAGGAAAACTGTATCTTATTCTGGGATTTCTAAGAGGTGGGGATTTGTTCACCAGATTATCTAAAGAGGTAAGTTTGCTGTAGTGTTGTAAATGGATTAATTGACAGCTATTTCTGTGTTGAGCAgtagttttaaattttgaaatctgaGTTGTGGATGGTCTCAAGTATAGTTGTCTTGcaatgttgttttaaacaatattttatttaacaagaTACATTCTTGTGGGCATCAGTGTTTGTCGATTTTGTTAAACACatagtttcaaggatatgtatatattttgcaatgtttattgtattcatcatgtacttcatgtacatgtttctttgataaacatgataaacaatTGATTTTGTTCCGCTCAACAATAAATTCCAAGATAATTGCTGTTCAAGGTGGCAGGCAAAGTGTGTCTTAGCCTTCGTCTGATGTCTCTTAGATGAAATAGCAAGGGGAgagatgtttttaatttcatgggATGAGTACActagatatttatttaaattaaaaaaaaaaaaccttgctaTTGTTTTTGTCATTGTAGAAACAAGTGGGAGAATGGATAACAAAATAATTGCTTAAAAATTTCTGGTTGGGCTTGTTCACTGGTTTAATGAAGCTGACATGTTGTGTTTGCATGTGGGTATATTGCATTGAGCTGTAGTTTGCTTTATTAAAGTTTCATGCACCAAATCAATATCTGGCCTGCCTTGATGATAATGTTGTATATGTACATCAAAAGGAAATATGATGGCTTGATGTGTTAGACCAACCTCATACCTCCTACTTATTTGTACAGATGTGATTATTACTCATCTCAGAATATCTCATAGTATTTTTCTGTGATCTGTTGGAAGATGGCAATCTTAACAtgatatattgaattttatatgtatatatccaGAAGTGAACAAGATAATGAGTTTTTCATATGAAAGATACTTCTCAGTATTTTGTATGAaggttttaattaaaaaaaaagatcagaaTGCTTATTATAATACAATGAACACAATACAAAGATGATACATGTCCCTCAGTGCATACAGTGTACCTGTGCTTTGATGGATGGAGAGTTTGTATATTGCGTCATAAAGAACACAACTGCTATTTCAGGAATTATGGCCAAGCCATAGTAAACATAATTGCAGGAAGATATTTCCAtaactgatttatttttatttttttagtaattCACACTTTAAATTTTCGTATGATTTGCTGATCAATCCTTTTTTTGTTCAGAAATTTGATACCAAACTTAAGCCTTGATTAGGATGTAAAGTtgttggtcacatgatcaaatcctaTAACACTGCTGGACAAGACAGTGATTGCTCAGATGTAGTATCTTATTTACATGACTTGCCTGAAACCGATATTTTGATTGCAAAGTGAGCTGAGTGCCAATTACAACAGAAGTGCATTCATTTTATGTAATTCTGAAGTTGTCCTTAAATGTTGCatcaagtaaaataaaacacctTGGGGTAttcaaaatgataaattaaaaacatgtattgatTGCGATAGTTTAGAATGTAGATCCTAGAAATATAATAGTTacacattgaacattttttatgtcaaggtattttattttggaacaAAACGTTAAAGATATCTTTGAAACTACTGATGGTGGGATTTATAGTTTATATAGAATCCCAGTACCACTCCATCATTGGGAAGTTCCGCTTGAATCTTTCTTTTGGATTGGGGAGGTGGGGAATGACTGAGTTAAGCTGATTATTTGATCAGGGCTGTGTTGACCAGCTCATGACATGTATACCTATGTTCTTCCAGGTGATGTTCACAGAGGAAGATGTCAAGTTCTATCTGGCAGAGCTGGCTCTGGCGTTGGACCATCTTCACTCACTGGGAATCGTGTACCGAGATCTGAAACCAGAAAAGTGAGTGCTCTCAAAGTGTGTCCAGGCTCTGTACCGTACAATTCAAtgtgatattttagatatactTGTGGTGTaagaaactatttcaaaatatatgaaataacttgattaACTTGTTGTACGGGTATACTgtgtttttgttgaaaatttaatttttatcaagaTATTTGTGCTGTACACATTGATTCTcttttttatctatatttttgtATAGAGAATCATAGTATTTATATGACAAACTTCTCTATAACAACCACATGGATATCGCTCAAAATTTGCTTCCAtacatttcaatgtttattgCCATCACAACATTGCTGTGATAAAGAATGAAATACTGGTATATAGTTAAGTACAGTTCCTCACAAACACAAAGGACCTTTGTTGGTATCTTGATCCCTGTTAGATGTTACTGATTGACAGATTGTTCCTTGTAGCATCCTGCTGGATCATGAAGGCCACATCAAACTGACAGACTTTGGTTTAAGCAAAGAGTCAATATTTGAGGAGAAGAAGACATACTCGTTCTGTGGAACAGTAGAATACATGGCCCCAGAGGTGGTGAACCGCAAGGGTCACAGTACCGCAGCAGATTGGTGGTCATTCGGGGTCCTCATGGTAGGGCTTACTGTCAAAGTCAGGGGAAAGGGGAGGGGGTGGCTGAAGCATGTAACAGACACTAGAGAACTGTGGTTTCATTGATGTATGGATGCATcaattcattaatatttgttgGCATCAATTTTTGTGCATttagaaaaatttgcagtttgagGATACTTTAGGTTGTTGATAGTTGCATTACAAATCAATCATTTTACTATGCTTCATGCATTCAAATTGATGAATTGACTCAGtaccaaattaatgaaaattgcCCTGTTGGTGCTCGAGGAGTAAGACAAAACTACAGAccataatattaaaacattctAGATACTAACCATGCTGCCAGTTTAGttatttgattatttgaattgaaaatgatGACAGtataagaaattttaatgaacATGTATCCATAGTTTTTGTTAACATTCTTGAATTCGTATAACGATGTATATTTTCAGCTATTAAACAAGTAGTATTTTGTCCCAAGGGTCTAGATTACAATGCATCGCAAGTGAATGCAATGTAACTGGATAAATTTAGTAAGCACCCATCTTTCTTCTTTCAGTTTGAGATGTTAACGGGTGCCCTGCCTTTCCAGGGATCAAATAGAAAGGATACCATGACTCAAATCTTAAAGTAAGACAGgaaaaaatttctttcaattgatTGATTATTCACTGCATGATTATTCAATAAATGCTCATGCTAACATCTATGACTCTATGTGAGTGCAATAGtaaattggaattttttcattgctctaaaattttgatatgaacAAGGAATCCAAGATTCTGAATCATGAATGTTGTCTTTTTTACAGGGCCAAATTAGGAATGCCTCAGTTTCTTTCTCCAGAAGCTCAGCAGTTGTTACGTGCTTTGTTCAAAAGAAATCCACTAAATAGGCTAGGTAAAAATACTGCTGGAAAGAAGTTCTGAATTCTAAAATCTGCTTCAGTCCTGTCTGGCAAGAATAATTTTGGTTGAACCTTAAAAGGTCAAACAAGGGAATTTATATATGACATTTGTAGATTTTTGTATTATGTTTGTAATATTGTGCAttttgtatgtatacatgtatatatctccAAAGTTGCATTGATGATTTGTTTCTTGTAGGGTCAGGACCAAATGGCATAGAAGATATTAAAACGCAACCATTTTTCAACACGATAGACTTTGATAAACTGTATAAACGTGTATTGAATCCTCCATTTAAGCCAGCTGTTGTGCAAACAGATGATGCATTTTACTTTGATCCAGAATTTACTTCACGCACACCCAAAGGTTGGTTACTTTGAAAATCTGATAATAGATTTTTATCGACAAAGACTCAAAGCCAGCAATTTAGACTTTTCAAATGCATACTATTTGCACTGATAAAATCCGATGAATGGTTTTGTCTTGCATTGTATCTGTGTATGTGTCAAATTTACTATATACTAAGTAAATGTGTTTGAATGAGCCTTCTGTTTTTAATGTTATTCATATCTTTTTACCATTTTTGGACAGATTCCCCCGGTATCCCACCAAGTGCAACAGCTCACGAGTTATTCCGAGGATTTAGCTTTGTTGCACCAGCTTTACTAGGAGAAGATAACCATGTTGCAAACCCCATACTAGATAATCAAATTGCCTTAAAATCAGTAAGTTTCAATTAACATTTACAAgtatatgttaaatttttatttcaaattgaatggggaaaaaaaattaattattattaacagATTTTGTTTTGCTTGATAAAAGAACATCAACCATTTTGAACTCATTTCAGTTCTTGGAgttgtaacaaaataaaatataccttacaacatttaatacatttcagtgatcaataaaaattattaaagctTAAAAACTAATGCCTAAAATTTATAGATTAACATTTAGTATGAAAACAGAACAAGTTTATAACAGTCCATGTTAACAAATTGTTAACAAATTATTAAGTAAATGCCATCTTGACTTCTTTATTTTAGTTACCCGGTGTAAAATGTACAGCCTTCTCAGATGAATATGAAACAAAAGAGGTAATTACAGCAATGTTAACATGAAACTGTGCAGAAAAGATATGTGTTTCATAGTTAAAATCATTCTTTTCCTATTAATGTACAAATATGAATTTGCacttataaattatattatgaGACTATAGTGCCATTGTAAAGGCCATTCCTTTCTGTTCTTATTTAAGGATATTGGAATAGGATCATACTCAGTCTGTAAGCGCTGTATACACAAAGGCTCGGGGCTGCATTTTGCCGTCAaggtatgaaccctttaaattcagTGTTCTCTGACTTTTACATCTGTTTCCCAATATAATGAACATTAATATAAATCCATGTACTTTCTATTAGACCCCAGGAAAATTGATCTGACTAGCATATAAACAAGGGGTCTTTAAATGAAAACTGGAGAAATTACATAACTGATTTCATTTGAAACAATtctgaattgaattttaagCATGCAACATAATTTTTGCATTAGCAAAAATCACTCTGTAATAATGTATGtttgtttgaattaaaaaacaacaaattactGTGTTTTTCTAGATAATGGACAAAGAAAAGCGAGATCCCTCAGAGGAAGTGGAGATCTTGCTAAGGTTTGGTCATCACCCCAATATCATCACATTAAGAGATGTAAGTAgttgtgtgtacatgtatatggtctgaattctaaataaaaacttcattttttggAGTTTccagaaaaaatatttgtgtcAAAGAGATCTCTCTCAGTAAACTCTGGTAATCTATTAAGAGTAAGCAAGTGAAAGATCAATAGTAGATGGAAATTTTTTGTCACATGTGTTTAATGGGTTCAAaatctgttttttgttttcaggTGTTTGATAATGGTAACAAGGTTTACATGGTAACAGAATTGATGCAGGGAGGGGAATTATTGGACAAAATCTTAAGGCAGCGGTTCTTCTCAGAAAGAGAAGCCAGTGCAGTTCTACAGATTGTAGCCAAAACTGTAGAATACCTCCATGCTAATGGAGTAAGTTGCCTTAATTTCTTGTTAACTTTTCTCGTGCTTCCattgtaaatgtacattgtagATGTTCATCAGTTACTTGGAAGAACTTATGAACTCTGAACTTGATGTCATTGCTAAATTTCAACAGAACTTTATGATaactccaaaaaaaaagaaaatcatctGAATGTGAAACAGTTTGCAGCATCATGTTAATATGTTAAAGGGAAAggtcaggtaaaaaaaaattctagtgAAATAGATATACTAAAGTTTGTATTTAACACCCACCATATACCTTATCCCAATATCTCATCTTAAGCCGTAAATCTTGGTTTAATTATCTGGTGAGTGTTAAATCTCCCGCAAGGGCATGGAGGCTGCCATGATAGCATCTCTGTGACGTCAGCATACCACTTCGATAACTTGACCCACACATTGTATAACAAAATTCTGGAAGAATGGCGCAAGAAAATGTATTTGGGATAGAACCATATGCATTTGAACCTGAATATACGGAAGAACTTGAAAATCTTGCTAATGATAATAACCCATCAAGTCCAATTATTCCAATATTAGAGGAATGGTGTTCCTGTGGACAATGCGAGGTGATGCCCACTGTGGAGGAATGCATGTGTTAAAAACAGTGCGATTATACAGTTGGGAATATGGGAGATATAGGTTGCATAACTGACCAATTTTTTTACAtcgtggaaaaaaattaagagattCTGCCACATGATTTCTCTCAAAACAATCTGGGGTGAAATGATCTTCACAGACAAGCTTTTTAGTATTGAAAACATAAGTTTCAAAACACAACTTTCcattctttaaatttatttagtaaTCCATTGTTTGCATCTTTGTTTTGATGCAGCATCTTTGGCAAGGTTTGGTAtcacaaaaaaactttttttgcattctCCTTGCTTATTTGTGCAATTAAAGGCTTGACAAGCAGGCATATTTACACACACATAACTGTTAAACTTTCCTAGGCACTGACCACATGGGTGAACTGATAAGAACTCTGAATAGGGTATGCTGACATCACTGGGCATTTGGAAGTTATCGGGATGCTGCGATAAAACCCGAAGATAAGCCACACAATATTTAAACAGTGAAGAGCATCAAAATGGCAGCTCCCATGATTTTGTCAAACTTTGATATTTAATCAGTGATTATTGCTTAATTGGGATTATGTTAAGTGAAATATAATTGTTGACAtcatttttatggtaaatataattatttcaactcttctTTATTTTTGCCTGACCTTTCCCTTTAATTGACTTACTCCACAATtgaaaaaattctctaaaataccTTGCACATATTAAGCATTGAAACAGTTGTGATTATGGTAATACATGATATCTTTTTATCTTGAATACTCCAGGTTGTACATAGAGATCTGAAGCCTTCCAATATTTTGTACGCAGACAACTCCGGCTCTCCGGATAGCTTGCGGATCTGTGACTTTGGATTCGCTAAGCAGCTGAGGGCAGACAATGGTCTCTTAATGACCCCATGTTACACAGCAAACTTTGTGGCCCCAGAGGTGAGAGAGAATTTGGCGGTTGTAGCATTGGTGTTTGACTGTGtgttcatatttaaatttgttgtgATATGGCAATAGAATAGTTTgattgaaaaatacaaagatggACCCTAAGAAATTAATGTATAGTTTCTCCGACCAAAGATTTATATAAGATAATGCAGCAGAgaggtattacatgtatgtatgtacgTGTATATAATTCTTTTGCACGATTAAAAACTGAAAGAAATTCAATAATTAGATTTAagacaaaaatatgaaaattgagtaAACTAATCAATGCAGCATTCCAGCTGGTGGATCAGTAACTGAGAAATGAGAAACCAAACAGTTTTTGGGCTTTAGTTCTCCATTTTAAAGCTAGGAAGTGGAACATTAGGGGaatttttaactgtttaaagATGTGGTGTGAATTACTTATGTTCTACTTCAACAACAAGAGCTGTTCTTTTAGAGCACTCCCAATTCTGTTGCCAATTTGTCGTTTAAGGTAAGAGGTGTGGGTGACAGGTAGAGTGCCCTGTTTTCTCCTTCAAACTTTCCCAGTTCCATTTATAGTGGaaagtttgataaaattgtatcaaaaagTAGTTTATTGGCATCAGATGTTCAGGATTTGAAAACAAAGCCAATATTATTCCTTCTCTTTAGAAAAGTAAAAGATAAATCTCTATCGAGTGTGTTTAGGGTGAAAGGATAGGCGACACTGTGTGACTACTAACAACATCAACTGTGTAACATCTGGAGGGATTTCTTGGTCTCCCTGCAGTGTGATTTAGACTCAGATGGGGCTGATTTCTCgagtgcatgtttttttttttgtcttaacTGTAATGCagatgtttagaaaaaaaaatattgaatattttcatgGCCATCAGAACATTTAGCCCAAAATTACTTgggcatacatgtagtttgttagTGATGTAGTGAACTTAATTATACCTATCAATTGATGTCTGTCATGGGTGTTTTAATTGTAGGTCCTGAAGAGACAAGGGTATGACGCAGCTTGTGATATTTGGAGCCTGGGTGTTCTACTCTACACCATGTTGGCAGGGTAAGGGATACTTACTCATCCTTTGTGTTAAAGACAAGagatttactgtatacaggAGTTAATTAGGGATTTACTGTCTACAAGGGTCATCTTGTTATCGAGGGGTTATCCAGGGGCTAACTATTCGTATCACTATATGAGGGTTAACTAGAGATATACTGGGTACAGGTGTTAACTTTATATTTAATGTGTATGTGGGTTTTAATTGAGAACCACTGTTAAAAGGAGCTAATCTGTTGTTGGACAAGTTTTATCACTGAGAGACTTTTATAGGCACACACCGTTTGCAAATGGACCAAATGACACCCCCAACGACATTCTGTCTCGCATCGGAGAGGGAAAATTTACCCTGGCAGGAGGGAACTGGGACTCTGTCTCAGCGGCCGCAAAGGTGAGATCCTGCTGTTGATTACAATTATCTCATCAACAAAGGAAGGTTTCAAAACACTGAAGTTCAGTGTGATTATTTCCTGTAAGCAGAATACTGTGAATCAAGTGCTACatgtccaagtagcgtagtggacaacGCACTCGCttgtcaccgctgcgacccgagttcgatacccgtgatcgacagtggttgtatgtgatagggtatggcggtcgcccgcttggacacgtgggttctctccgggtactccggcttcttcccacaccaatgaccccctcgcgctaacatccgtgccaacgagagatattaatataagttgtagaacttgcttatcaatcgttgtaaaataaataaagttcagttaaaaaaagtgctacatgtatatatatgcctGATTCTGTATTGAACCAGAGGTAGAGAACTTTTTCAGCAACAGTAAATTTCTGCAGTTCGCAGTTACTTCGTTTCATACAGATAATGAAACTGTTCCACCATGACATTGCTTATGAATACCATGAATACTGTCGATGCTCATACAAACTGGTAATAGACAATAGTCCTGGCACACTCATCAATTTGTATCCTTATTTTAACTTGTGTTTTTCTCCTCGATAGGACTTGGTACAGaagatgttacatgtagacCCTGGGAGCCGGCTGTCTGCCACACAGGTCCTGAACCACCCCTGGGTAGCTCAGCGTGAGGCCCTGCCACAGTTCAGGCTCACTCTCCAAGATGCACAACTAGTAAAGGTATGTGTACATTTCAGTTACAACCCACAACCAGTATCTGGTTTATATAGGAATTACTGTTTTGTGATGAGAGAATGTCCAGCGAGTAGTGTTCCCAAACCTTTGTAAGGGGATAGAAATAAACTACGAGTTGGATAAATTTAAATGCCATAACAAGCTGTGAGTGATtctattttatgatttattccCATTACCATTGTCATTTCATTAGTGTTGTTCAATGCCATTGTGAAATCTTACAAGGAGAaccaatataattatttttacattgcTGATAACCAGCACAACTTTATTGGCTGTACCTGATTAAATGTAATTCACTCATACTTTACAGTGTTTATTACATACATTATTTACAACTCATTTTTActctacatatttttttcttgggaAACGATATCCCACATAAGATTGCTTCTTTTTTGTAGGGAGCAATGACTGCTACATTTAAAGCTCTGAACAATTCTCCAAAGACAACCCTGGAGCCAGTGGGAGCCTCAGGACTAGCACAACGCAGGGGCAAAAACCGACCAAAGAGTTCAACAGCGGTGTGATCCAAGTATTAATCATCTGTCAGTATCGATCATGTGTGACTGCCAAGTCATGTGTGACATATCAGAGAGCGCTGTTTGTTTCGGATCAGTGAACAAGAGAGGAAGGTTGTAATTCTCCAAGAAGAGAGCCAATTCCAAGGAAGACAACTCCTGTAGCTTTTTATACACAATGTAAAGAATTTTgtatggttttgtttttgtccTAC is drawn from Crassostrea angulata isolate pt1a10 chromosome 5, ASM2561291v2, whole genome shotgun sequence and contains these coding sequences:
- the LOC128183363 gene encoding ribosomal protein S6 kinase alpha-3-like, translating into MPLAHLADPWKRMEVAQDTEAASTEDMLVDDQNDNDLDREINVANMMKDGERVEPKDFELLKVLGQGSFGKVFLVRKVTGKDAGTLYAMKVLKKATLKVRDRERTKMERDILADVNHPFIVKLHYAFQTEGKLYLILGFLRGGDLFTRLSKEVMFTEEDVKFYLAELALALDHLHSLGIVYRDLKPENILLDHEGHIKLTDFGLSKESIFEEKKTYSFCGTVEYMAPEVVNRKGHSTAADWWSFGVLMFEMLTGALPFQGSNRKDTMTQILKAKLGMPQFLSPEAQQLLRALFKRNPLNRLGSGPNGIEDIKTQPFFNTIDFDKLYKRVLNPPFKPAVVQTDDAFYFDPEFTSRTPKDSPGIPPSATAHELFRGFSFVAPALLGEDNHVANPILDNQIALKSLPGVKCTAFSDEYETKEDIGIGSYSVCKRCIHKGSGLHFAVKIMDKEKRDPSEEVEILLRFGHHPNIITLRDVFDNGNKVYMVTELMQGGELLDKILRQRFFSEREASAVLQIVAKTVEYLHANGVVHRDLKPSNILYADNSGSPDSLRICDFGFAKQLRADNGLLMTPCYTANFVAPEVLKRQGYDAACDIWSLGVLLYTMLAGHTPFANGPNDTPNDILSRIGEGKFTLAGGNWDSVSAAAKDLVQKMLHVDPGSRLSATQVLNHPWVAQREALPQFRLTLQDAQLVKGAMTATFKALNNSPKTTLEPVGASGLAQRRGKNRPKSSTAV